The following are encoded together in the Pedobacter steynii genome:
- the purE gene encoding 5-(carboxyamino)imidazole ribonucleotide mutase, whose product MSIQVGIIMGSKSDLPIMKDAADILKEFDIQFEMTVVSAHRTPERMFEYAKQAASRGLKVIIAGAGGAAHLPGMVASITTLPVIGVPVKSSNSIDGWDSILSILQMPNGIPVATVALNAAKNAGLLAAQILATASPELSAKMQAYKDDLKKKIEESAIDLENY is encoded by the coding sequence ATGAGCATACAAGTAGGCATTATTATGGGCAGCAAGTCTGACCTTCCTATCATGAAAGACGCAGCCGATATCTTAAAAGAATTCGATATCCAATTTGAAATGACCGTAGTGTCTGCTCACCGCACGCCGGAAAGAATGTTTGAATACGCAAAACAAGCTGCATCAAGAGGATTAAAAGTGATCATCGCCGGTGCCGGTGGTGCTGCACATTTACCGGGAATGGTAGCTTCAATTACCACATTACCTGTAATTGGCGTGCCGGTAAAATCTTCTAATTCTATTGATGGATGGGATTCTATATTGTCTATCCTGCAAATGCCAAATGGCATTCCTGTAGCAACCGTAGCACTAAACGCTGCAAAGAATGCAGGTTTACTTGCGGCTCAGATCCTGGCAACAGCCAGCCCGGAGCTTTCAGCAAAAATGCAGGCTTATAAAGACGATCTTAAGAAAAAGATCGAAGAAAGTGCCATAGATCTTGAAAATTATTAA
- a CDS encoding YqgE/AlgH family protein, with amino-acid sequence MDPNFKRSVVFLTEHQEEGTVGFILNQRSTLLLNDLVPDFVGGDFPVYLGGPVAIDTIHFIHRRQDLITDGEEIAKGVCWGGNFETLKVLINNHSIQPADIKFFIGYSGWSGVQLKNEMKENTWIVSDQFHADVVFSNNEEELWKEVIINLGPKYAHVSNFPQDPNLN; translated from the coding sequence ATGGATCCTAATTTTAAGCGTTCTGTAGTTTTTCTTACCGAGCATCAGGAGGAGGGAACAGTAGGTTTTATCCTGAATCAGCGCAGTACTTTGTTGCTCAATGATTTAGTGCCTGACTTTGTTGGTGGCGATTTTCCGGTTTATCTTGGGGGGCCGGTGGCGATTGATACCATTCATTTTATCCATAGGCGTCAGGACCTGATCACAGACGGAGAAGAGATTGCGAAAGGGGTATGTTGGGGGGGGAATTTTGAGACTTTAAAAGTGCTGATTAATAACCACAGCATTCAGCCTGCTGATATTAAATTCTTTATCGGGTATTCCGGATGGTCGGGCGTTCAGCTAAAGAATGAAATGAAAGAGAATACCTGGATTGTGTCCGATCAGTTTCATGCTGATGTGGTATTCTCTAACAATGAAGAGGAACTCTGGAAGGAGGTAATCATTAATCTTGGGCCTAAATACGCCCATGTGAGTAATTTCCCTCAGGATCCTAATCTCAATTAA
- the pdxH gene encoding pyridoxamine 5'-phosphate oxidase produces MELNKENLQNLRQEYRSAELAETDVESNPILQFKKWFTEAVDAQIFEPNVMTLATANSDSKPSARIVLLKGFDEDGFVFFTNYDSDKGKDLAENPQASLVFFWAELERQVRIDGVVSKIDAAASTDYFHSRPIGSQIGASASPQSRVIPNRESLEEKVAELSTAYQDKEIPRPLHWGGYLVEPTHIEFWQGRPSRLHDRLNYQLVDGSWIINRLAP; encoded by the coding sequence ATGGAGCTGAATAAAGAAAATCTACAGAATTTAAGACAGGAATACCGCTCAGCAGAACTAGCCGAAACTGATGTGGAAAGTAATCCCATCCTGCAGTTTAAAAAATGGTTTACCGAGGCCGTAGATGCCCAGATCTTCGAGCCCAATGTCATGACACTGGCGACGGCAAATTCCGACAGCAAGCCCTCTGCACGTATCGTCCTTTTAAAGGGCTTTGATGAAGATGGTTTCGTATTCTTCACGAATTACGATAGTGACAAAGGAAAAGATCTGGCAGAAAACCCGCAGGCATCACTGGTGTTCTTCTGGGCTGAGCTGGAAAGACAGGTACGCATAGATGGAGTAGTCAGCAAGATTGACGCAGCAGCATCTACCGATTATTTTCACTCCCGTCCGATCGGAAGTCAGATTGGGGCCTCGGCCTCTCCGCAAAGCAGGGTGATCCCGAACAGGGAATCTTTAGAAGAGAAAGTAGCAGAACTGAGTACCGCTTACCAGGACAAAGAAATTCCACGCCCGCTTCATTGGGGAGGGTACCTGGTAGAACCTACACATATTGAATTCTGGCAAGGCAGGCCAAGCAGGCTGCATGATCGTTTAAATTATCAGTTGGTGGATGGTTCATGGATTATCAATAGATTAGCACCCTAA
- a CDS encoding 3-hydroxybutyryl-CoA dehydrogenase: MKNIAVIGSGTMGNGIAHTFAQFGYQVNLIDINNEALERAISTIGKNLDRQVTKGTITESDKANTLKNITNFTQIAEGVANADLIVEAATENLELKLKIFKDLDSFAKPEAILASNTSSISITKIASVTSRGDKVIGMHFMNPVPVMKLVEVIRGYATSDETTATVMDLSTKLSKVPVEVNDYPGFVANRILMPMINEAIYTLYESVAGVEEIDTVMKLGMAHPMGPLQLADFIGLDVCLAILNVLHDGFGNPKYAPCPLLVNMVTAGSKGVKSGEGFYNYAKGIKEAVVAAKFSK, encoded by the coding sequence ATGAAGAACATCGCAGTGATTGGCTCAGGAACAATGGGCAATGGAATCGCACATACTTTTGCGCAATTCGGATATCAGGTCAACTTAATTGATATTAACAATGAAGCTTTGGAACGCGCCATCAGTACCATCGGAAAAAACCTGGATCGTCAGGTCACCAAAGGTACAATTACGGAGTCCGACAAAGCAAATACCCTGAAAAACATTACGAATTTCACTCAGATCGCAGAAGGCGTCGCCAATGCAGACCTGATTGTGGAAGCGGCAACAGAAAATCTGGAGCTGAAGTTAAAGATCTTTAAAGACCTGGATTCTTTTGCCAAACCGGAGGCTATTCTGGCCAGTAATACCTCCTCCATTTCCATCACCAAAATAGCTTCTGTAACCAGCAGGGGAGATAAAGTGATCGGTATGCATTTCATGAACCCGGTTCCGGTGATGAAGCTGGTAGAGGTGATCAGGGGTTATGCTACCAGTGATGAAACCACCGCCACCGTAATGGACCTTTCGACAAAACTGAGTAAGGTTCCGGTAGAAGTAAATGATTATCCTGGCTTCGTAGCCAACAGGATTCTGATGCCGATGATCAACGAAGCCATTTATACCTTGTATGAAAGCGTAGCTGGTGTGGAAGAGATCGATACCGTAATGAAACTGGGAATGGCACACCCGATGGGCCCGCTTCAACTGGCAGATTTTATAGGCCTGGATGTTTGTCTGGCTATCTTAAATGTGCTCCATGACGGATTCGGAAATCCTAAATATGCACCCTGCCCCTTACTGGTAAATATGGTGACTGCAGGAAGCAAAGGTGTAAAATCCGGTGAAGGGTTTTATAACTATGCCAAAGGTATTAAGGAAGCAGTTGTTGCAGCCAAGTTTAGCAAATAA
- the ruvB gene encoding Holliday junction branch migration DNA helicase RuvB — translation MNENLDPNSESLTPFERDIEKVLRPQEFEDFTGQDKIMENLKIFVKAAKLRGEPLDHVLLHGPPGLGKTTLSYIIANEMGVGIKVTSGPVLDKPGDLAGLLTNLESGDILFIDEIHRLSPLVEEYLYSAMEDFKIDIMLESGPNARSVQISLNPFTLVGATTRSGLLTAPLRARFGINSRLAYYDAKLLTTIVLRSSDILKTPITEEGAYEIARRSRGTPRIANALLRRTRDFAQIKGNGQIDTEIARYALRALNVDEHGLDEMDNKILVTIIDKFKGGPVGLKTIATAVGEDEGTIEEVYEPFLIQEGFLMRTSRGREVTEAAYKHLQKNFPGQTGKLF, via the coding sequence ATGAACGAAAATCTTGATCCCAATTCAGAAAGCTTAACTCCCTTTGAACGTGATATTGAAAAAGTATTGCGCCCGCAGGAATTTGAAGACTTTACGGGTCAGGATAAGATCATGGAAAACTTAAAAATCTTTGTCAAGGCTGCAAAGTTACGCGGAGAACCTTTGGACCATGTTTTACTGCATGGTCCTCCGGGACTTGGCAAAACCACCCTCTCTTATATCATTGCCAATGAAATGGGTGTAGGAATTAAAGTAACTTCCGGCCCTGTTCTGGATAAACCCGGAGATCTTGCCGGATTACTCACTAATCTGGAATCAGGAGACATCTTATTTATTGATGAGATCCACCGTCTGAGCCCTCTTGTGGAAGAATACCTGTATTCTGCTATGGAGGATTTTAAGATTGACATCATGCTGGAAAGTGGCCCAAATGCCCGTTCTGTACAGATTTCACTGAACCCTTTCACCCTGGTCGGAGCCACAACCCGATCCGGATTATTAACCGCACCATTAAGGGCACGGTTTGGAATCAATTCCCGACTCGCGTACTATGATGCAAAATTACTAACCACAATCGTTCTGCGGTCCTCGGATATTTTAAAAACCCCGATTACCGAAGAGGGAGCTTACGAAATTGCCCGCCGCAGCAGAGGTACACCCCGTATCGCCAATGCGCTGTTAAGAAGAACCCGGGATTTTGCACAGATCAAAGGAAACGGACAAATCGATACTGAGATTGCCAGATATGCTTTAAGAGCCTTAAATGTTGATGAACATGGTCTGGATGAAATGGACAACAAGATCCTGGTGACCATCATTGACAAGTTCAAAGGAGGTCCTGTGGGTCTGAAAACCATCGCTACTGCCGTCGGTGAAGATGAAGGCACGATCGAAGAAGTTTACGAACCATTCCTGATTCAGGAAGGTTTTCTGATGCGTACTTCCAGAGGAAGAGAAGTCACCGAAGCCGCCTATAAACACCTGCAAAAGAATTTCCCCGGACAAACTGGGAAATTATTTTAG
- a CDS encoding bifunctional GNAT family N-acetyltransferase/carbon-nitrogen hydrolase family protein, producing MNIETRKLTLADYNDLKESMQQAYDTLGGQIWSRSSIERLLKLFPEGQLCIAVDDKVVACSLSIIVDYDEYGDKHTYKNITGDYSFSTHDAEGDVLYGIEIFVSPEFRGLRLGRRLYEARKELCESLNLKSIIAGGRIPRYHEYAATLSPRQYIDKVKAKEIFDPTLTFQISNDFHVRKVLKNYLPGDHESKDYATLLEWNNIYYQGIDASARSAKTIRIGLVQWQMRLFPDIDAFYEQVEFFVDAVSGYKSDFIMFPEFFNTPLLQPYNHLPEMEAMRKLAEQTEEIVQKIQEYAVSYNVNVISGSMPIIENNKLYNATYLCHRSGKTEEYRKIHITPNEQKYYGMVGGDKIQVFDTDCGKIGILICYDVEFPELSRIYADQGMQILFVPFLTDTQNGYTRVRRCAQARAIENECYVAIAGCVGNLPKVNNMDIQFAQSAVFTPSDFAFPTNAVKAETTPNTEMMLVVDVDLHLLDELHHFGTVKILKDRRKDLYEVRLLK from the coding sequence ATGAATATAGAAACAAGAAAACTTACCCTAGCAGATTACAATGATTTGAAAGAATCAATGCAACAGGCCTATGATACCCTGGGTGGACAGATATGGAGCAGAAGCAGCATTGAAAGATTACTTAAATTATTTCCGGAAGGTCAGCTCTGCATTGCGGTAGACGATAAAGTGGTGGCTTGTTCCCTATCAATCATCGTAGATTATGATGAGTATGGTGATAAACATACCTATAAAAATATTACCGGAGATTATTCCTTCTCTACTCACGATGCTGAAGGAGATGTATTGTATGGAATAGAAATATTTGTAAGCCCTGAATTCAGGGGATTAAGACTGGGCAGAAGGTTATATGAAGCCAGAAAAGAGCTTTGCGAAAGCCTGAACCTGAAAAGTATCATTGCCGGAGGGAGAATCCCACGCTATCATGAATATGCGGCAACCCTCAGTCCCAGACAGTATATTGATAAGGTAAAAGCAAAAGAGATCTTCGATCCTACCCTGACTTTCCAGATCTCCAATGATTTTCACGTCCGGAAAGTACTCAAAAATTACCTGCCCGGAGACCATGAGTCCAAAGATTATGCAACGCTGCTGGAATGGAACAATATTTACTACCAGGGGATAGACGCTTCTGCACGCTCAGCAAAAACCATCAGAATTGGTTTGGTACAATGGCAAATGCGTCTTTTTCCAGATATCGATGCCTTTTACGAACAGGTGGAATTCTTTGTGGATGCAGTGAGTGGATATAAATCAGACTTCATCATGTTCCCGGAGTTCTTTAATACGCCACTCTTGCAACCTTACAACCATCTGCCTGAAATGGAAGCCATGCGTAAACTGGCAGAGCAGACAGAAGAGATTGTACAAAAGATTCAGGAATATGCCGTTTCCTATAATGTAAATGTAATTTCGGGCAGTATGCCCATTATAGAGAATAACAAACTTTATAATGCGACCTATTTATGCCATAGAAGTGGTAAGACTGAAGAATACAGAAAAATCCATATTACCCCTAATGAGCAGAAATATTATGGAATGGTGGGTGGCGACAAAATCCAGGTTTTTGATACCGATTGCGGAAAAATAGGTATCCTGATTTGTTACGATGTAGAATTCCCGGAATTGAGCCGGATTTATGCAGATCAGGGGATGCAGATTCTTTTTGTTCCCTTCCTGACCGATACACAAAATGGCTATACCAGGGTAAGAAGATGTGCCCAGGCCAGAGCGATTGAAAATGAGTGTTATGTAGCCATTGCCGGATGTGTGGGTAACTTACCAAAGGTAAACAACATGGACATTCAATTTGCGCAATCTGCAGTATTTACACCTTCCGACTTTGCCTTTCCCACCAATGCGGTAAAAGCAGAAACTACTCCGAATACAGAAATGATGCTGGTAGTCGACGTAGACCTTCATTTACTGGATGAACTTCATCATTTCGGGACCGTAAAAATCCTGAAAGACCGTCGTAAAGATCTTTATGAAGTGAGGTTATTAAAATAA
- the queG gene encoding tRNA epoxyqueuosine(34) reductase QueG: MLNNSVKYSRMIKAEALRLGFMQCGIAKADFLEEEASRLEKWLKNNHHGEMGYMENHFDKRLDPRLLVDDSKSVISLTLNYFPEERQQDPDAPKISKYAYGTDYHLVIKDKLFQLLNFISEEIGEVSGRAFVDSAPVMDRAWAKRAGIGWIGKNSNLINKKSGSFFFLAELIVDLELEYDNPFETDHCGTCTKCIDACPTDAILSPFIIDAKKCISYLTIELREEIPQSFNDKMENWMFGCDICQDVCPWNRFSVPHSEPKFQPNENLLQMKREDWLDITEDVFKTIFKNSAVKRTKFKGLTRNIDFIKTAPK, from the coding sequence ATGTTGAACAATTCCGTGAAATATAGCAGGATGATTAAAGCCGAAGCCTTAAGGCTGGGCTTCATGCAATGCGGAATTGCCAAAGCAGATTTCCTGGAGGAAGAGGCCTCGAGATTGGAGAAATGGTTGAAAAACAACCACCATGGAGAAATGGGCTACATGGAGAACCACTTTGACAAACGGCTCGACCCAAGATTACTTGTGGACGACTCAAAATCAGTGATCTCTCTGACCCTGAACTACTTTCCTGAAGAAAGGCAGCAGGACCCCGATGCGCCTAAGATATCGAAATATGCCTATGGTACCGATTACCATCTGGTCATTAAGGATAAGCTTTTTCAACTGCTTAATTTTATTTCAGAAGAGATTGGTGAAGTCAGCGGACGTGCATTTGTCGATTCGGCTCCGGTGATGGACCGCGCATGGGCAAAACGCGCTGGTATTGGCTGGATTGGTAAAAACAGCAACCTGATTAATAAAAAGAGTGGCTCTTTCTTTTTCCTTGCGGAGCTGATCGTGGACCTTGAACTGGAATACGACAACCCTTTTGAGACGGATCATTGTGGAACCTGTACCAAATGTATAGATGCCTGCCCTACTGATGCCATCTTATCCCCTTTTATTATAGATGCGAAAAAGTGTATTTCTTATCTGACCATAGAATTAAGGGAAGAAATTCCGCAGTCTTTTAATGATAAGATGGAGAACTGGATGTTCGGATGTGACATTTGTCAGGACGTATGTCCCTGGAACAGGTTTTCAGTTCCCCACTCTGAACCGAAATTTCAACCCAATGAGAACCTGTTGCAGATGAAACGAGAGGACTGGCTGGACATTACGGAAGATGTATTTAAAACCATCTTTAAAAACTCAGCAGTAAAGCGGACCAAATTTAAAGGGCTGACCAGAAATATTGATTTTATTAAAACAGCACCAAAATAA
- a CDS encoding TlpA family protein disulfide reductase — translation MTSIKDQNNNLQKKNWFTFSNISMAVAILFVLTLIFSPEAKGWVIQSLMKIGLVQAPAIPKSSAPEADASVAVPGGEQVTFADGKGKSISLAELKGKVVFVNFWATWCPPCIAEMPSIQALYTKYKDNEQLVFIMVDVDGKYKEANEFMKKNGYTLPVYLPESEVPKEYFAGSMPTTVILDKSGKLAFHHLGAADYNDPEIVGFIDKLLK, via the coding sequence ATGACATCTATAAAAGATCAAAATAATAACCTGCAAAAAAAGAATTGGTTCACATTTTCGAATATCAGTATGGCAGTAGCCATTTTATTTGTGCTTACTCTCATATTTAGTCCGGAGGCAAAAGGCTGGGTGATCCAAAGCCTGATGAAAATAGGATTGGTTCAGGCGCCTGCAATACCAAAAAGTTCAGCGCCGGAAGCAGATGCTTCGGTTGCGGTACCTGGTGGAGAACAAGTCACCTTTGCCGATGGGAAGGGCAAATCCATCAGCCTTGCTGAATTAAAAGGGAAAGTAGTTTTTGTTAATTTCTGGGCTACCTGGTGCCCTCCATGCATTGCTGAAATGCCCTCTATTCAAGCTTTATATACTAAATATAAAGATAATGAGCAGTTGGTTTTTATCATGGTTGATGTAGACGGTAAATATAAAGAGGCCAATGAATTCATGAAAAAGAACGGCTATACGCTTCCTGTTTATTTGCCGGAGAGTGAGGTGCCTAAAGAATATTTTGCTGGCTCAATGCCTACTACTGTGATTCTGGATAAATCGGGAAAACTGGCATTTCACCATTTAGGTGCGGCCGACTACAATGATCCGGAAATAGTTGGATTCATCGATAAGCTGCTAAAATAA
- a CDS encoding M1 family metallopeptidase, with product MKKISFLLVSICLSGLVYAQQLPVPAEIQAAYAKGTRAVSGKPGARYWQNTANYDLKVNFNPASRELKGVVEVVYYNNSPDTLKQLWFKLYPNLYKKGVERKTKFNERDLNEGVSILSMQADGRKLDQQAMTIEGTNMQAAIAALAPGKNIKLKIEYKYDLNKGSHMRTGQVDEGSHFVAYFFPRVAVYDDIDGWNKFPYTGEVEFYNDFCSFKGEITVPKNFVVWATGDLLNAKQVLKKDIAERLAKAEKEDAVVDVIDDKDLENKAVTADQAYNTWKFEAKNVTDFVFATSDHYLWKSTSLVVDPQTGRRTRVDAAFNPIHKDYYEVIDFARKTVHAMSYTFPKWPYPYAHETIFDGLDQMEYPMMVNDNPVEKREDAITLTVHEIFHTMFPFYMGTNETKYAWMDEGWATIGEWLIGPMIDPAMVDEYGVAPTAMSSGSKDDVPIVTLSTELKGVGAFTNSYPKPGLGYLFVKDYLGDELFNKALHHYISQWQGKHPMPFDFFYSMNEGAGKNMDWFWKRWFFEEGVTDLGIVSANKVGEEYEIVIENKSNKPLPVDLSLTFEDGTKMKVHQSIAVWENGDQKISLRVSGKKNLKKVELGSAHVPDKDKSDNVLSL from the coding sequence ATGAAAAAGATCTCATTTTTGCTGGTATCAATATGCCTGTCGGGCTTGGTTTATGCTCAGCAGTTACCTGTTCCTGCGGAAATCCAGGCAGCTTATGCAAAGGGTACGAGAGCTGTATCGGGGAAACCCGGAGCCAGATACTGGCAGAATACGGCAAACTACGACCTGAAAGTTAATTTTAATCCTGCAAGCAGGGAGTTAAAAGGAGTAGTAGAGGTTGTTTATTATAACAACAGTCCGGATACGCTGAAACAACTGTGGTTTAAACTTTATCCGAACTTATATAAGAAGGGTGTGGAAAGAAAAACCAAATTTAATGAAAGGGACCTGAATGAAGGCGTGAGTATCCTGTCGATGCAGGCTGATGGCCGGAAACTGGATCAGCAGGCCATGACCATCGAAGGAACGAATATGCAGGCCGCAATTGCTGCCCTTGCCCCGGGAAAGAACATCAAATTGAAAATCGAATACAAATACGATTTGAATAAAGGCTCTCATATGCGTACTGGACAGGTAGATGAAGGTTCTCATTTCGTTGCTTATTTCTTTCCGCGTGTGGCTGTTTATGATGATATCGATGGCTGGAATAAATTCCCATATACCGGTGAAGTGGAGTTTTATAATGATTTCTGTAGTTTCAAAGGAGAAATTACTGTTCCCAAGAACTTTGTGGTTTGGGCTACCGGCGATCTGCTGAATGCAAAACAGGTATTGAAAAAAGACATTGCAGAACGTCTTGCCAAAGCGGAAAAGGAAGATGCGGTGGTTGATGTGATTGACGATAAAGACCTGGAAAATAAAGCAGTTACTGCTGATCAGGCGTACAATACCTGGAAGTTTGAAGCTAAAAATGTAACTGATTTTGTGTTCGCCACAAGCGATCATTACTTATGGAAGTCAACGAGTCTGGTTGTAGATCCTCAAACAGGAAGAAGGACCAGGGTAGATGCAGCTTTTAACCCAATCCATAAGGATTATTATGAAGTCATCGATTTTGCCCGTAAAACGGTTCATGCGATGAGCTATACTTTCCCTAAATGGCCTTATCCATATGCACATGAAACGATCTTTGACGGGCTTGATCAGATGGAGTATCCAATGATGGTGAACGATAATCCGGTAGAAAAAAGAGAAGATGCGATTACACTGACGGTTCATGAAATTTTTCATACGATGTTTCCTTTTTATATGGGCACGAATGAAACCAAATATGCCTGGATGGACGAAGGCTGGGCCACCATCGGCGAATGGCTGATCGGACCAATGATCGATCCGGCTATGGTTGATGAATATGGAGTAGCTCCAACAGCAATGTCTTCCGGCTCAAAGGATGATGTTCCCATCGTGACCTTAAGCACGGAGCTGAAGGGGGTAGGGGCATTTACGAATTCTTATCCTAAACCCGGATTAGGTTATCTTTTTGTAAAGGATTATCTGGGAGATGAATTGTTCAATAAGGCTTTACATCATTATATCAGCCAATGGCAGGGAAAACACCCGATGCCATTCGACTTCTTTTACAGTATGAATGAAGGTGCTGGTAAAAATATGGACTGGTTCTGGAAACGTTGGTTCTTCGAAGAGGGAGTAACGGACCTGGGGATCGTTTCTGCGAACAAAGTAGGAGAAGAATATGAAATTGTAATAGAAAACAAAAGCAATAAACCGCTGCCTGTGGATTTGTCGTTGACTTTTGAGGATGGTACTAAGATGAAGGTTCATCAAAGTATCGCGGTATGGGAGAATGGAGATCAAAAGATCAGTCTTCGGGTTTCAGGTAAGAAAAATTTGAAAAAGGTGGAGCTGGGTAGTGCTCATGTTCCGGACAAGGACAAATCTGATAATGTGCTGAGTTTATAG
- a CDS encoding 3'-5' exonuclease, whose translation MKLNLNRPLAFFDLETTGVNVGADRIVEIAILKAMPDGSELIKTMRINPEMPIPLASSLIHGIYDKDIANEPTFKDVAAELSAFIGDADLAGYNSNRFDIPVLLEEFLRAGVDFDMSDRKFVDVQNIFHQMEQRTLRAAYKFYCDKDIVNAHSAEADILATYHVLLAQIERYSDTEFEDKQGKISKPVKNDVDALHTFTNMNKPVDFAGRMVFNEQDQEIFNFGKHKGKTVEQVFDTEPSYYAWMKQGDFPLYTKKKLEEIWTRWNKKKEQLKQEKQQQAGANKPKPAQPNANPSAPQAKKPKPAVAVTNDMLEQLKMKFGK comes from the coding sequence ATGAAATTAAATTTAAACCGCCCTCTTGCTTTTTTTGATCTGGAAACCACTGGTGTTAATGTTGGTGCAGATCGTATTGTAGAAATTGCCATTTTAAAAGCGATGCCCGATGGATCGGAGTTGATCAAAACAATGCGCATTAACCCTGAAATGCCGATTCCTTTAGCATCTTCCCTGATTCATGGGATTTATGATAAGGATATTGCCAATGAGCCTACTTTTAAAGATGTAGCTGCTGAACTGTCTGCATTTATTGGAGATGCTGACCTTGCAGGTTATAATTCCAACAGATTTGACATTCCGGTATTACTGGAAGAATTTTTAAGAGCAGGAGTAGATTTTGATATGTCTGACAGGAAATTTGTAGACGTTCAGAATATATTTCACCAGATGGAACAACGCACTTTACGTGCTGCCTATAAGTTTTATTGCGACAAAGATATTGTGAATGCACACTCTGCTGAAGCCGATATCCTGGCGACTTACCATGTGCTTCTTGCTCAGATTGAGCGTTACAGCGATACTGAGTTTGAAGATAAACAAGGTAAAATTTCTAAGCCGGTAAAGAATGATGTAGATGCGCTGCATACCTTTACGAATATGAATAAACCCGTTGATTTTGCCGGAAGAATGGTTTTCAATGAGCAGGATCAGGAAATATTTAACTTCGGTAAACATAAAGGTAAAACGGTTGAACAGGTATTTGATACTGAGCCTAGCTATTATGCATGGATGAAGCAAGGGGATTTCCCGCTTTATACCAAGAAAAAGCTGGAAGAGATCTGGACCAGATGGAACAAGAAGAAGGAACAGTTGAAACAGGAAAAGCAGCAACAGGCCGGGGCAAATAAGCCAAAACCAGCTCAGCCTAATGCCAATCCATCAGCTCCACAAGCTAAAAAGCCGAAACCTGCAGTTGCAGTAACTAACGATATGTTAGAGCAATTGAAAATGAAGTTTGGAAAATAA